The Dehalococcoidales bacterium genome includes a window with the following:
- a CDS encoding DUF4070 domain-containing protein produces MKILLVYPHYPDTFWSFRHALKFTPRKALNTPLGILTIAAMLPEDWEKKAVDMNTTKLTDRDIAWADYVFISAMIAQQKSALEVIDRCKKLNKKTVGGGPLFTTGHKEFDFSDIDHMVLNEAEITLPLFLEDLKNGCPKPIYQTDRRADVTTTPTPLFSLLDLKKYASVTIQYSRGCPFDCEFCDIVVLDGHKPRTKTREQVISELDAVFASGYRGNVFIVDDNFIGNKKKLKSEILPAISEWQEKRRYPFAFLTEASINLADDEELMQLMSDAGFNNVFVGIETPNEASLCECNKYANKNCDMAAAVKTLQNHGFQVMGGFIVGFDSDPVSIFKSQINFIQKTGIVTAMVGLLTAPPETKLWHRLKQENRLLPGGSGDNTDGTTNLVPKMNFDVLVNGYKHILQSIYAPRQYYERIATFLKEYRPSEKTACKVKLEAYHVKALLRATLMLGIRDRASRHYWKLIFSSLLKYPRQIGLCVTLAIQGFHFRKVYERVSEIRIDDALLAQQKKVLEG; encoded by the coding sequence TTGAAAATACTTTTAGTTTATCCACATTATCCCGATACCTTCTGGAGTTTCAGACATGCCTTAAAATTCACTCCTAGAAAAGCCTTGAACACTCCTTTGGGCATACTGACTATCGCCGCTATGCTACCGGAAGACTGGGAGAAAAAAGCAGTGGATATGAATACCACCAAATTAACTGACCGGGACATCGCGTGGGCTGACTACGTTTTTATCAGTGCCATGATTGCCCAGCAGAAGTCAGCTCTGGAAGTCATTGACCGATGCAAGAAACTAAACAAGAAGACAGTCGGCGGAGGTCCTCTCTTCACCACCGGCCACAAAGAGTTTGATTTCAGTGATATCGACCACATGGTATTAAATGAGGCCGAAATTACCCTGCCGCTTTTCCTGGAAGACCTGAAAAACGGTTGTCCCAAGCCTATCTATCAAACCGACCGGAGAGCCGATGTCACCACGACACCTACGCCCCTGTTTTCGCTGCTTGACCTCAAAAAGTACGCCTCGGTCACAATCCAGTACTCACGCGGCTGCCCGTTTGACTGTGAGTTTTGCGATATCGTTGTCCTGGACGGACACAAGCCGCGGACTAAAACCAGAGAACAGGTAATCTCCGAACTGGATGCCGTCTTTGCATCAGGCTATCGGGGCAATGTATTTATTGTCGATGACAACTTCATCGGTAATAAGAAAAAACTGAAGTCGGAAATTCTGCCGGCAATTTCCGAGTGGCAGGAGAAAAGACGATACCCGTTTGCCTTTCTCACCGAGGCCTCCATAAATCTGGCTGACGACGAGGAGTTAATGCAACTGATGTCCGACGCCGGGTTTAACAACGTGTTTGTCGGTATCGAAACGCCTAATGAAGCAAGCCTGTGTGAATGTAATAAGTACGCCAATAAGAACTGCGATATGGCCGCCGCGGTTAAGACACTGCAGAACCACGGCTTTCAGGTAATGGGAGGATTCATCGTAGGTTTTGACAGCGACCCGGTCTCCATCTTTAAGAGCCAGATCAACTTCATTCAAAAGACGGGGATCGTGACAGCGATGGTCGGTCTATTGACGGCACCTCCCGAAACAAAGCTGTGGCATCGCCTGAAGCAGGAGAATCGCCTCCTGCCCGGCGGCAGCGGTGATAATACGGACGGGACCACCAATCTAGTCCCCAAAATGAACTTCGACGTCCTCGTTAACGGCTACAAGCACATTCTGCAATCAATTTATGCCCCCAGGCAATACTACGAGCGCATTGCTACATTCCTGAAAGAGTACCGGCCCAGTGAAAAAACAGCCTGCAAGGTAAAGCTGGAGGCATACCACGTCAAGGCATTGCTTAGGGCAACATTGATGCTGGGTATCAGGGACAGAGCCTCGCGACACTATTGGAAGCTAATCTTTTCATCTCTCTTGAAATATCCTCGCCAAATTGGTTTATGCGTAACCCTGGCTATTCAGGGATTCCACTTCCGTAAGGTCTACGAAAGGGTGAGCGAAATTCGGATTGATGACGCCCTGCTGGCACAGCAAAAGAAGGTGCTGGAGGGATAA
- a CDS encoding DEAD/DEAH box helicase codes for MSFESFHLHPSIMSGVRALGYANPTPIQLESIPPILQGRDFIGLAQTGTGKTAAFVLPVLERLLPGPRRQIRALVISPTRELAEQICETVNELGRNTGLRGTAIYGGVGAGLQTQILSRGVDIVVACPGRLLDHIWQGTIDLSHVEFLVIDEADRMFDMGFLPDIRNILKCLMRKRQTLLFSATMPDDIRRLVKEVLSNPVTVQVDRTAPAATVSHTLYPVKQNLKTALLKDLLRKTETDSVLIFTRTKHRARRVAEQLQKDGFKAASLQGNLSQCQRQAALDGFRSGYIKVLVATDIAARGIDVLRISHVVNYDMPDTTDAYTHRIGRTGRIGKTGDAFTFVTGEDTAMVRALEQLINARLERRHLPGFNYDVASETAYPAPSHQSRQPAPYRNRRRRNN; via the coding sequence ATGAGTTTCGAGTCCTTTCATCTCCACCCGAGCATCATGTCCGGTGTGCGTGCGCTCGGCTACGCTAACCCGACACCGATCCAGCTTGAATCTATCCCGCCCATCTTGCAGGGTCGTGACTTTATCGGTCTGGCCCAGACCGGCACCGGTAAAACCGCTGCCTTCGTCTTGCCAGTCTTGGAACGCCTGCTACCGGGGCCGCGGCGTCAGATCCGGGCCCTCGTAATCTCGCCTACGAGGGAACTGGCTGAACAGATATGCGAGACGGTAAATGAACTGGGTAGAAATACTGGCCTGCGCGGCACTGCCATCTACGGCGGCGTGGGCGCTGGTCTGCAGACCCAGATACTGAGTCGGGGGGTCGACATCGTGGTCGCCTGCCCCGGTCGGTTGCTTGACCACATCTGGCAGGGTACCATTGATCTATCGCATGTGGAATTTCTGGTCATTGATGAGGCTGACCGAATGTTCGATATGGGCTTTCTCCCCGATATCCGGAACATCCTGAAGTGCCTTATGAGAAAACGGCAGACGCTGCTTTTCTCTGCCACCATGCCTGATGATATCCGGCGCCTGGTTAAGGAAGTCCTGAGTAATCCGGTCACGGTTCAGGTTGACCGAACGGCACCGGCGGCCACAGTATCGCACACCCTGTATCCGGTCAAACAGAATCTAAAGACGGCGCTACTGAAAGACCTGCTGCGCAAAACCGAAACGGATTCGGTACTTATTTTTACCCGTACCAAACATCGTGCCAGGCGAGTCGCCGAGCAGCTGCAGAAAGACGGCTTCAAAGCCGCTTCGCTGCAAGGCAACCTGTCTCAGTGCCAGCGGCAGGCGGCGCTTGACGGTTTCCGATCCGGTTACATAAAGGTGCTGGTGGCCACGGATATCGCCGCCCGCGGTATTGATGTGCTGCGTATTTCCCATGTTGTTAACTACGATATGCCGGATACTACGGATGCCTATACTCACCGAATCGGCCGCACGGGCCGGATCGGCAAAACCGGTGATGCCTTCACCTTCGTGACCGGTGAAGATACCGCCATGGTGCGGGCTCTGGAGCAGCTTATCAACGCCAGGCTGGAACGCCGCCATCTGCCCGGCTTTAATTACGATGTAGCTTCGGAGACGGCATACCCGGCACCCTCGCACCAGTCACGACAGCCGGCCCCCTACCGGAACAGGCGGAGGCGTAATAATTAG
- a CDS encoding DnaJ domain-containing protein, which yields MNQKDYYNILGVDRSASQKSIKEAYRKLAFQYHPDKNKGDPAATNKMKEINEAYAVLSDVSKRREYDLLRSQYGPSAYDRFRQSHTTEDIFRGSDINQIFEEFARIFGFRSSGDVFRESYGNEYWGFDPETGAGSGKHYASGYQNQMSESSSPGFMGKLIKFFLKKVVGVELPERGRNFYDTIVVSPERVRGGTEVEYSYERRGKTRNLMVKIPPEIRDGQRIRLKGMGSPGEAGGAPGDLYLLVKIKRPWIQRMRDFFKM from the coding sequence ATGAATCAGAAAGACTACTACAATATTCTGGGTGTGGACAGAAGTGCCAGCCAGAAATCCATAAAAGAAGCTTACCGGAAGCTCGCCTTCCAGTATCATCCCGACAAAAACAAGGGCGACCCGGCAGCGACCAACAAGATGAAGGAAATCAACGAGGCCTATGCCGTTCTCTCCGATGTCTCCAAGAGAAGGGAGTACGATCTTCTAAGGTCTCAGTACGGGCCGTCTGCTTACGACCGGTTCAGACAGAGTCATACCACCGAGGACATATTCAGGGGTTCAGACATCAACCAGATCTTCGAGGAGTTCGCCCGGATCTTCGGCTTCCGAAGCTCGGGCGATGTTTTCCGGGAATCGTATGGCAATGAATATTGGGGGTTCGATCCCGAGACTGGGGCAGGATCCGGAAAGCATTATGCATCCGGTTACCAGAATCAGATGTCAGAATCATCTTCCCCCGGGTTTATGGGCAAGCTAATCAAGTTTTTCTTGAAAAAGGTCGTCGGAGTGGAGCTGCCGGAAAGGGGCAGGAACTTTTACGATACGATTGTAGTGAGTCCGGAGAGGGTCCGGGGTGGTACCGAGGTGGAGTACTCATATGAGAGACGCGGGAAGACCAGGAACCTCATGGTAAAGATTCCGCCCGAGATAAGAGACGGCCAGCGGATAAGGCTGAAGGGGATGGGGTCTCCCGGAGAGGCCGGCGGAGCTCCCGGGGATCTCTACCTGCTGGTGAAAATAAAAAGGCCCTGGATCCAACGAATGAGAGACTTCTTCAAGATGTAG
- a CDS encoding RNA-binding protein has protein sequence MKIYVGNLPYDANEEELRQEFSAFGEVSSVNVITDRDSGRSKGFAFVEMPSTSEGQAAVEALNGKILKERTMTVSPARPPSDNRGGGRSSYGNRRGGGGDFGGGKSRRY, from the coding sequence ATGAAAATCTATGTTGGCAACTTACCCTATGACGCAAATGAAGAAGAACTACGGCAGGAATTCTCAGCCTTCGGAGAGGTTAGCTCGGTAAACGTCATAACCGACCGGGACAGCGGACGGTCAAAGGGGTTTGCCTTTGTGGAAATGCCGTCAACATCGGAAGGGCAGGCGGCCGTCGAAGCTCTGAACGGGAAAATCCTGAAAGAGCGGACTATGACTGTCAGTCCGGCCCGGCCACCAAGCGATAACAGGGGCGGCGGCCGGTCGTCTTACGGTAATCGGCGAGGGGGGGGCGGTGATTTCGGGGGCGGAAAATCACGAAGATACTGA